The DNA segment CTTGGGATTGACCGTCCATTTTGatcgttatttttttatttagtgattaaaaaagtgattttaaatatattggtgtatttttttttacttagtgattaagaaaatgattaaaaaaatataaaaagaaaattggaaaaaaaaagcaACCTGCAGTAACCTACAGGCGAGCAGCTGTCCAATTCGCTACTCGTGCCTATCTAGGTAGTGGAACACTTTTCAGTTCCACTTTCCAACCCCATCCCAGTTATATGGGTACCCCTATTTGGTTGTTGGATAGATGGATGACCTTGTAGCTAGTCTACAATCCGCCAAACAATTCAGATCCATAGATCTATCCACCAAATTAACAAATTCACCCACCAAATTGATAGATTAAACACTAAATACACAAAtccaatgaaataaatatatcttaagctaataaataaaggatttGAGCAGGCCACTGACTATGATTTTGCGCGGAGAACCACGACAATGTGTTTACGCAGAGACCCACAACCCATTGTGGTCGCAGTTCTCTAAGCAAATCTCGATGATGCTATGGCCTGTTGGTTTGCATAGAGAACCATGACTATAATTGGCAATGAgtgaaaaattctaaacccaGGCATACGGACAGAAGGCCCCACGGATGACATCTTACATGGAGTAAAACTCATCATTTTTGGTTAAATGAAACTGTGCGTTTAGTTGAAGCTGAATTGCTGATGAATTCCTCTATCCATGTTGAAACGATGCGTTTCACATTTTGCTCTAGATTGCTCTAATTCCCCCAGCCCTCTGTCTGCCCTACCCTTTTTGTGTGACTCCCCTACCCATTACAGAACTCTTAACCCTATCTACCTTTTTTGTTTGTCTGAGGATTTTTCTCCAAGTTCGATTTGGTCCTAGGTAACTCACTACTCCAATCTCAGTCAAGAAATAGATTAATCCTATTCGAATTGGGACTTTTAGAGATGTAAAGGTCGAGACTGAAGATTGATGAGAACCCATTGAAACCCTTCTCGATTTCTTTTCCAAAACCACAATTCCAAGACCAAAACTTAGAGACTAGACAAAACTGCAAAGCTCACCTTATAGGAGTAAGAAAAGAAATGGGGGATAAAGGGGGAGGAATGAGTGCTGTGGTTGGAGGACAATAGAAGAcatatctttctttcattcctctcgCCCTTCCAATtctatctttctttatttttttctatttttttcttttttcattctttacaaattttggctcgatcattcttagagagagagagggtttgtTTGTGTGTAGTGTAAAAACACTTTTATGTAGCCTGTTTGGAAGGTTTGGGTatggcatgagagagagagagagagagagagagagagagagagagagagagagagagagagagagagagagagagagagagagagagagagagagagagggggggagaGAATAGGGTGGTAAAGAAAGACTGTAGATCATGAATGGTGGTTTTTGACTGCTGGATTGCAGTTTTTAGCTAGacttctttacttgctttggaAGTTGAAACGGAAATCAGAGAAGAGTTGATACTACCAATGCGATATACATCCTgtgtcatattttttttttaaataaaataaatacatgttGCCACATAGTGAGAGTCTGTGTACACGCACAATTTTGTgcctgtatgtagcattattgGCAATGAGTCTATGTAGAGACTCACGCCGTCGGAGCCTTGTTCCTTTGAGTAGACTTGCGACACATTATGGCCCGTGGggataattgtggataattacctcgaagaaaaaaaataaaaaaagtggatAAGGAGATGAAGAGGGGCTGGGATTGGCAATGAAACAGGGAGTCATAAATGGCTGGAGGGAATTGAGGGATGGAGAAAGATGTTAGGGTGCTTAAGGGATGAAGGGAATGAATTAAGgttttttaagtttatatatacaacTTATGCGGGTGAGGATACTCATTCTAGCCCCATCCacgctttttatttttaacaaaatctcgCCTGCCCATTTACTTGGGTCGGGCAAATTGCCCGCTTGAATTCATGCGGGGATGGGCAGATGGGCTCGATGTGGGGGGCCCACCTAGCCGGCCCAGTGACATTGGAATTGAGATTCTAGAGTTTTTCGGAGTACTTCATTTTATACTTTGTCTAAAATTGAGAATTACACTAAAATTGAGTAATTGAgtgaatttgtttttatttttttattttcttgtatcaAAGTTTATAACactaaaaacatattaattttcCCATTTTTAGGTCTATACAAATGATAGAAAAagcttaaatataaaatatgaaattaattaattacttttattaaaaggaaaaatttaaagaaagaattgagtattttatattaacTCTGTAACTTAAAtatgttgaagaaaataaagtcatagactttaaaataaaaaacaaatcaaaaaaattaaagtaataaacacataaaatgatatttgtaattttaagaTATACAACTCTtgcacatttattttaaaaaataattaaatttaaaaattatgtaaaaaattatttttttaataataaacttcgttttaaaaaaagaaactacTTAAAACTTGGACATCATAacttaaactttaaaaaatttaattcaacgTATACATAATTTCCAATTTCTTAGGTTACTACAAGTCAAGAAGCGCATGGACCTTGCTCCACGGAGCAGCCGCCGGTTGGACCGAAATGCCCTTCGTAATTAAATCATAAACTGATGTTATAATTTTACACTCACTTTTTCAGAGTTCTGATCCAGAGCTACCACGCCCATCTTTCCCATGGCTACGTACGGACTACTGCACAGTCCCCAAATGATCGCAAGTATAACCCAGTCAACAATGATGCGAAGAGCCTCGATTCTCTTATGCTCGAATTCAATCTCTCCCTCACCCACTGCCTCCCGCCGACCACTCGCCGCTCCGTTTCGACGCTACTCCGCTTCCTCCCGCGCTCAATCGATTTCGAGTAGCTCTCGGAATTACCGTTCCGCTCTCTCCCCTCTGCGCTGCTCTGGTAAATCTGTGTCTGTGACTCTGTCTCTGGCATTTGATCCTCCATTAGTTTGGATCATTCGTtgttgtatttttaaatgtattgTCCATTTCGAGTGTTACCGTCTTCGTCGAAAGAGGTTTTTTAGGGaagttcatttctttttactCGTCAAAAGTGACTTTTAGGGAGTGGGTAACTTGGTCATTTTGCTTGTCTTCTGTCTGCTTTTTATCTGGTCCAAGTCAAAGCTTTAGTAGTGGCTTAACCAAATTTAAATATTGCTCGAATTATAATTAGGTTGCTTAAAAATCTGAGAAAACAAAACATCCGCCATTATTGATACTACCTTTCAAAACTTTTTCGATTCTTTTTTAAGGTCTCCTGTTCTTTTTTCTGGGAAGTTTTTATTACTTGATATTCATTGTTACAACAAATTCTTCTAATtgcgtgattttttttttttaacgattcaataaattaataaacattttctaatattttcagaatCGTAAAATTAGACTAAGTATATTttgtagtttttcttttttttctattgtCTTCTACCTTTTAAGTTGGCgttgaaatttttttgattgaaattttagaatttaaaggatcataataatgataatggactaaataattaatattttaataataataaatttgaagaatttgttatttaatattattaaaaagtcactaattaaatttataaaaataaattttctactcaaattttaattcaattttgacCAGCAACCTACTAATGCTCTAAGCGTCAAAAGGGTAAAGAGGAAGCAACTCagtttctctctctgtctctctctttcttgacATTCCCATTGCTACTGCTACTGGGCAGCGAGTGACTCTGTGAAACCACCCAAGATGGCTTCTGAAGAGCGCCAAGAGCCTTGCAATCGCATAGCGAGAATTGCCTCTGCCATCCGAGTCATCCCAAACTTCCCTAAGCCAGGTGCGCTTGCCTTCCATTCGTGCTTTcgtatattttatgttttaacgTTTATTTTCTTACTGCCCTACCTGGGAGATCCAGATTTTCAGCTTGATCAGCCGGGCTAATTTAATGGTAGTTATAGCATTTGAACCCTGACGGCTCGGTTTGCTTACGGCTACCCAATTTGACAGGGATCATGTTCCAAGATATTACCACCTTGCTTCTTGACACGAGGGCTTTCAGAGACACCATCGATTTGTTCGTTGAGAGGTACAGGGACAAAGAGATTTCCGTGGTTGCAGGTATTCTCTCATATGTGGTCCATGTGATAAGATACGACATTCCATTCTGCGATATTGCTTGATTTGGGCTTCTTCTTAATAATTCTCgtctgttattttttattttttttaaaactcgaACAAGCTTGAGACTGTTGGCTTTGTTAGTCTACGTAGCATATATTTGGACGGTTCCTCGATAATAGGTTCCGTTGGCTGGCATGTCCAGCTAAGTTCGAATTTTCAAACGTATGGATTggaatttttgtttctttggttATCTTCGACTAGTGAAAGTTTGGTAATTTATGTTTCTTGGATCGACTATTTTTTCTTGCATGTAAGTTACATGTGTAATGGGTTGTAAATAATTTCGCAATTGTAATATTAATGAATGCAGGTGTTGAAGCTAGAGGTTTTATCTTTGGCCCTCCCATTGCATTGGCTATAGGGGCAAAGTTTGTCCCCATGAGAAAGCCGAATAAGTTGCCTGGTATGTTCCTGACCACacgttttctgtttttttttttttttttttttttttttttttttttttttttaatatgttccTGGTGTTTTTTTAGAGGATATGAGAAGTTCATGGCATCTTTAATTACTAATTGGACGGACACAACGTATCTTGATCAATCAAACTATATATGGGGTCTAAGGCATTAAAATACCAAGGAATTATCCCATTGTTGCATGCGGAAAATAGCCATATTTTTCTCAACAATTTCTTTGTCATAAGCTTGATGGAACAACTTAACTCAATATGCATACGGCTGTAGTTAAGTGAAAGGCTTCTAGTGTGTCGTTTCTAATTTGTAGCGTTTACTTCAATGGTGGTAATCTTTAGATATTATCAGTGGGTTGAAGATCCATTGATAGCAactgtttcaaactcaagaTGATGATGGTCTGTGCATCCTTCCTTTCGATGAGAAATAGATCATTCATCAGTAAAAATGATGTAAAGAAAAGATATGCTAAGCTTGAGGGCTGAAAGCTTATAAAAGAAGACaaatgagaaacaaaaaaagaatatgaagaGGAAACTAGTCCTCTCAACTCCCAGAAATCCAACTATGTGCCCGCAATTACTAATTGGCTTGTTGGCATATCAAGTTTAACAAATACTAAaacagaaaggaaaataaaaatgcttTAGTACAGCATATCCGAACTGGGAGAAAAGGGAAATATAGGTAGTAATAGCAAAGGAACATATTATTTGTAGATCATTAGCCTGTAGGCAAAGTCATCGTAGATAGGAGGGAATATTGTTCATTTATCATGAACAACAATAAGAGGGCActcgaatgaaagaaaaggttATCATTTGGCATAATACAGCATACAATTGGGTGCAGTTATGGGTGTCAATATGTGACACAACCATGAACTCAACGCGATATTAGCTAGTTTAGGTTTGATGTTAAcaggttcgggtcaaaacggttGGCTCATTAAGACACAATTTATAAACGGGTCAATAAGGGATCAATCCGCTCAACCTGAAATCAACCTATTTTGACCGGTTtagatttatttcaaaattacaattttattatagTTGAGTTGTAATATTGGTATTTCTCAGTAtacttatgtttttattgttgggattg comes from the Carya illinoinensis cultivar Pawnee chromosome 8, C.illinoinensisPawnee_v1, whole genome shotgun sequence genome and includes:
- the LOC122319197 gene encoding adenine phosphoribosyltransferase 1-like, whose product is MATYGLLHSPQMIASITQSTMMRRASILLCSNSISPSPTASRRPLAAPFRRYSASSRAQSISSSSRNYRSALSPLRCSASDSVKPPKMASEERQEPCNRIARIASAIRVIPNFPKPGIMFQDITTLLLDTRAFRDTIDLFVERYRDKEISVVAGVEARGFIFGPPIALAIGAKFVPMRKPNKLPGEVISEEYSLEYGTDKMEMHVGAVQAGERALVIDDLIATGGTLCAAINLLERVGVHVVECACVIELPELKGRERLGDKPLFVLVNAA